From the genome of Terriglobia bacterium:
CGACGCTTTGGAAATGATGCGGTCTCGAAACAAACCTACAGCTGTCATGCCGGTACTGAGTCCCGACCGCCGGATCCTGGGAATGGTGCATCTCCACGATCTCGTTGCCGCGGGAATCTGATGCCGGAAAAGCCAATCTTCAGAATCCGGCCGTCCTCGGCGTGGCGTTTCGTCGATCTGAACGAACTGTGGGCCTACCGTGAGTTGATTTACTTTCTGACCTGGCGCGATATCAAGGTGCGATACAAGCAGACGGCGATCGGAATCGCATGGACCATTCTTCAACCCCTGGCGCTGCTGCTTATTTTCACGGTGCTGTTCGGAAGGCTGGCGCAAATGCCCTCCGAAGGCATCCCCTATCCGGTGTTTGCGCTCGCCGGGCTGCTTCCATGGCAGGCGTTCTCGAGAATCATGTCGGAGTCCAGCAACAGCCTGATCACGGATCAGCGGCTGATCAGCCGGGTCTATTTCCCGCGAATCATTGTTCCCCTGGCCAGCAGCCTCGTCATCGTGTTCGATCTGGCCATCAGCATGGTCCTGCTTTTTGCCATGATGCTTGTTTACGCCGTGACGATCGGAGCATCGGTGCTGTGGCTGCCGCTGCTGGCTTTGCTGATGCTGGTTGGTGGATTGGGTCTGGCATTCTGGCTGTCGGCGCTGAACGTCGAATACCGCGATGTGATCTACACGATCCCATTCCTCACGCAGGTGTGGTTCTTCCTGACGCCGGTGGTCTATCCGGCGTCGTTGGTGCCGGCGAAGTGGAGACTGATTTACGGCTTGAATCCAATGACGGGAGTCATCGAAGGCTTCCGCTGGTGCCTGCTGGGGATCGGCGAGCCGCCGGCGCCCGTTCTGGTCGTTTCCGCACTTGTATCCGCACTATTGTTCGTGACCGGCGTGGTCTGGTTCCGCAGTTG
Proteins encoded in this window:
- a CDS encoding ABC transporter permease — protein: MPEKPIFRIRPSSAWRFVDLNELWAYRELIYFLTWRDIKVRYKQTAIGIAWTILQPLALLLIFTVLFGRLAQMPSEGIPYPVFALAGLLPWQAFSRIMSESSNSLITDQRLISRVYFPRIIVPLASSLVIVFDLAISMVLLFAMMLVYAVTIGASVLWLPLLALLMLVGGLGLAFWLSALNVEYRDVIYTIPFLTQVWFFLTPVVYPASLVPAKWRLIYGLNPMTGVIEGFRWCLLGIGEPPAPVLVVSALVSALLFVTGVVWFRSCERRFADAIGSGGR